The stretch of DNA CTGAAGGCGAAGCTACTGGATGTGCCGCTGGCGCATCTGCTCGGGCAGTATCGCAACGCGGTGCCGATTTATGGCAGTGGCGGCTTCACCAACTACGATGATGGCCGTCTTGCCGAGCAACTCGCCAGATGGGTTGAGCATGATGGATGCCGTTGGGTAAAGATGAAGGTCGGCATGCATCCGGAGCGGGATCCAGAGCGGGTCTCGCAGGCGAAGGCGGCAATCGGACCAGCTACGCTGTTCGTCGACGCCAATAATGCTTATGGCGTAAAGCAGGCGATCGAGTTCGCCAGACGCTTCCTCGACGAGCAGGACGTGAGATGGTTCGAGGAGCCAGTCTCGTCCGACGATCTCGTCGGACTGCGTCGCGTGCGTGATCAGGTATCGGCGGCGATAGAGATCGCCGCCGGCGAGTACGGTTACGAGCCGACCTACTTCCGGCGCATGCTGGAGGCAGGGGCAGTCGATGTGCTGCAGGCGGATGCCACGCGATGCGGCGGCGTAACGGGGTTTATGCTGGCAGCGTCGTTGCCGGAGGCGTTCCATGTCGACATATCGGCGCACTGCGCGCTGGCGCTGCATCGTCACCTTGGCACGGCGGCACCGCGGTTCCAGCATTGCGAGTGGTTCCATGACCACGTTCGGATCGAGCGCATGCTGTTCGATGGCGCGCCGGTGCCGCATGATGGTGCGATCATGCCCGATCCGGAGCGGCCCGGTTTTGGGCTCGTGTTCAAGCGGCAGGACGCGGAACGCTTCGCCGTCTGCACAGGGAGCTGAGAATGGCGCGCGACATGACCGCACTGGGCAGCTCGGGCATGGCGGCGTTGGGGCTGGCAAGCCTGGCTGCAACCCGGCTGAAGCAACAGGCAACGTCTCGTTTGGCAAAGACGCAGAATCAGGCGGCCTCGTCTCCTAG from Lichenicola cladoniae encodes:
- a CDS encoding enolase C-terminal domain-like protein, coding for MLPIGVVRAQAFAIPTDGPEADGTASWDSTTLVVVHAQAGDWEGIGYSYADLSVAALVNSKLASVIVGNDASDPPRALRLMQVVVRNLGRDGIAACAISAVDTASWDLKAKLLDVPLAHLLGQYRNAVPIYGSGGFTNYDDGRLAEQLARWVEHDGCRWVKMKVGMHPERDPERVSQAKAAIGPATLFVDANNAYGVKQAIEFARRFLDEQDVRWFEEPVSSDDLVGLRRVRDQVSAAIEIAAGEYGYEPTYFRRMLEAGAVDVLQADATRCGGVTGFMLAASLPEAFHVDISAHCALALHRHLGTAAPRFQHCEWFHDHVRIERMLFDGAPVPHDGAIMPDPERPGFGLVFKRQDAERFAVCTGS